CTTCTGTTCCATTAGACCTTAATGCTCCAATCATAATTGATATGAGTAAAACCTCTTTCATCGAGCCGGGCGGCCTTGGTATGCTTTGGATGATCTTTCGCAAATTGTGTGAGCGCTACCCTACGGTGTCTATTAAACTGCCAGAGGATATTGCGATTCAGTACTATCTGGAGCGCATAGGATTTTTCTCCTTTGCTAAAGAATACGGAGCTTGCCTGGAAAATTGCCAAATTGAGGAATTCCCAGAGCACTGCGAATCATCCCATCTCCTCGAGATGACTTTTATTCGAAATGACTGTGATGTTAACGCAGTAACACTTAAGGTTATCAATCAAGTTTCAATCATCCTCAAAGAGACCCTTAATTATTCGGACGGCGATATTACAAGTTTTACCACCACGATCTCGGAGGCATGCCTTAATATCTGTGAACACAGCGGTAGTGATGGCATCGTCATAGCGCAGCGCTATCATTCGGCCAAAGGAGCTTTTGTAAGGATCGGGGTTGCCGACGCGGGCTGCGGAATCCGTGCAAGCCTGGCACAGAACAGACCAGAGGTCAATCAATGGTCTCATGAAAAGGCGATTGACTACGCTTTGGAAAAAGAGTGCTCACGATTACCCAACCGCGGACTGGGGCTTTATCGCATTCGACAGATAGTAAGTGATTATGGGGGAAGTATGCATTTGCGCTCAGGGAATGTGCGAGCGTATGTCATGGGGATTGATAAGAAGATCGATTTCTTCGAAGAAGATTACGAGCTTGCTGGCACGCAAATAGCAATACGACTCGCCAACCGTTTGGTGTAATCAAAATAATTTCAAAAATCGTACATTTATGCCTTGACAACAAGGGGTACATGGTGTATACTAGATCTTGTGAAAGCGATGAACGCTTGATTGTCTGGAGTAGTTGATGCTAGGCCGAGTGAAAGATATCAGTGTGCAAGCGGAGGATGACCTCATATTAGGCAGAGAGCCGGGAAGGCATATCTTGGAGA
Above is a genomic segment from bacterium containing:
- a CDS encoding ATP-binding protein, which encodes MPSEIQPPSTDIKLEGSLNGFSMDQFVKAVGPILASVPLDLNAPIIIDMSKTSFIEPGGLGMLWMIFRKLCERYPTVSIKLPEDIAIQYYLERIGFFSFAKEYGACLENCQIEEFPEHCESSHLLEMTFIRNDCDVNAVTLKVINQVSIILKETLNYSDGDITSFTTTISEACLNICEHSGSDGIVIAQRYHSAKGAFVRIGVADAGCGIRASLAQNRPEVNQWSHEKAIDYALEKECSRLPNRGLGLYRIRQIVSDYGGSMHLRSGNVRAYVMGIDKKIDFFEEDYELAGTQIAIRLANRLV